A stretch of the uncultured Desulfobacter sp. genome encodes the following:
- a CDS encoding carboxyl transferase domain-containing protein — MKSYFENMTPFGKALKKGTIKRTQNNYEQVLEAEKKIVAAVDEVKHLGLPEEKINQRGQMTVWQRLAYIVDPGTWTPLHTLYNPADNIEGTTNVIDGLGKIAGKWAVVIGFDNKVMAGAWLAGQSENILRVTDLAERLNIPLVWLVNCSGAKLTEQEKFYANRRGSGTPFFRHAELEQEGIPVLAAIYGTNPAGGGYQSISPTVLFAHEKCNMAVGGAGIVSGMAPQGGFTVDMAEALIQKAKEHREKPPGSVGTHYDHTGFFRFVYKEEKEVLDGVRDYMKKLPAYDPEFFRVTTPKPPAFEAEDVMRLLPIASKTVYDFDDILARLVDGSEHMEYRPDYGPEIYTGLCKVDGLLVACIGNRQGYLGKGYPEYADYPGMGAKLYRQGLLKMSEFVTFCGRDRIPVIWFQDTSGIDVGDIAEKAELLGLGQSLVYSIQQSGLPMMLAILRKGTAAAHYVMGGPQANRNNAFTLGTCATEICVMHGETAAVANYARRLVKEKEAGRDLEPVVEKMNALAQQYKDTSTPLYCAKHGMVDEVVRLADLRHYMQAFAGAAYQNPKSICPQHQMILPRIIRDHATAKEKE; from the coding sequence ATGAAATCCTATTTTGAAAACATGACGCCCTTTGGCAAAGCACTTAAGAAAGGAACCATAAAACGTACCCAGAACAATTACGAACAGGTGCTTGAGGCGGAAAAAAAGATTGTAGCCGCCGTTGACGAAGTTAAACATCTCGGTCTTCCCGAAGAAAAGATCAACCAGCGCGGTCAGATGACCGTATGGCAGCGCCTGGCGTATATTGTGGACCCGGGCACCTGGACCCCGCTTCATACGCTTTATAACCCTGCAGATAATATTGAGGGTACCACCAATGTCATTGACGGCCTTGGTAAAATTGCCGGCAAATGGGCAGTCGTGATTGGTTTTGACAATAAAGTCATGGCCGGTGCCTGGCTGGCCGGTCAATCCGAAAACATCTTGCGAGTTACAGATCTTGCAGAGCGACTTAATATTCCGTTGGTCTGGTTGGTGAATTGCAGCGGGGCAAAGCTTACTGAGCAGGAAAAATTTTATGCCAACCGAAGGGGATCCGGTACTCCGTTTTTCAGGCATGCAGAGCTTGAGCAGGAAGGTATCCCCGTGCTGGCGGCCATTTACGGCACCAACCCTGCCGGCGGCGGCTACCAGTCCATCAGTCCCACGGTACTTTTCGCCCATGAAAAATGCAATATGGCCGTGGGGGGCGCGGGCATTGTCAGTGGAATGGCCCCCCAGGGCGGATTTACCGTGGACATGGCCGAAGCTCTGATCCAGAAAGCCAAAGAGCACCGGGAAAAGCCGCCTGGATCTGTGGGCACCCATTATGATCACACCGGTTTTTTTCGCTTTGTGTACAAGGAGGAAAAAGAGGTATTGGATGGTGTCAGAGATTATATGAAAAAGTTGCCTGCCTATGATCCTGAATTCTTTAGAGTGACCACGCCCAAGCCTCCGGCGTTCGAGGCCGAAGATGTCATGCGTCTGCTGCCCATCGCCTCCAAGACCGTATATGATTTTGACGATATTTTAGCAAGGCTTGTGGACGGTTCCGAACATATGGAATATCGTCCCGACTATGGTCCTGAGATCTACACAGGACTCTGCAAGGTGGATGGATTGCTTGTAGCGTGTATCGGAAATCGCCAGGGATACCTTGGCAAGGGATATCCCGAATATGCCGATTATCCGGGCATGGGCGCCAAATTGTATCGCCAGGGTCTGCTGAAGATGAGCGAGTTTGTGACCTTTTGCGGCAGGGACAGGATTCCTGTGATCTGGTTCCAGGATACATCGGGCATTGATGTGGGGGATATTGCCGAAAAAGCAGAGCTTTTAGGCTTGGGCCAGTCCCTGGTTTACTCCATCCAGCAGTCTGGGCTTCCCATGATGCTTGCCATTTTGCGCAAGGGAACAGCCGCTGCCCATTATGTCATGGGCGGCCCCCAGGCCAACCGGAACAATGCCTTTACCCTGGGAACCTGTGCCACGGAAATTTGCGTGATGCACGGAGAGACAGCTGCGGTGGCCAACTATGCCAGACGCCTTGTCAAGGAAAAGGAAGCCGGCCGGGATCTTGAACCCGTGGTGGAGAAGATGAACGCCCTTGCCCAGCAATACAAGGATACGTCAACCCCATTATATTGCGCAAAACACGGCATGGTGGATGAGGTGGTAAGGCTTGCCGATCTGCGGCACTATATGCAGGCCTTTGCAGGCGCGGCCTATCAGAACCCCAAATCCATCTGTCCCCAGCATCAGATGATTTTGCCCAGAATTATCCGGGATCACGCAACAGCAAAAGAAAAGGAATAA
- a CDS encoding HprK-related kinase B produces MSSTPSQNEPACNLADLVKSLSRDVRYTEPLLLTLDDCTIEINCSSEAFKQELTRYFLPLLDTPHGQVKIQIQAIDGPNPSLNCPLTPQKPGPGKTKIKEEWALLDTGRVVRKVNSGIIMVFGGDKNMVAGPCVSYPNQVINFINNRFIEYKLNKGGLLGHAAAVFSHGLGIAVAGFSGMGKSTLALHLMNVGADFVSNDRLVMENTGGQLVMSGVAKWPRINPGTALNNPSLCGVLTAQEQADFKQLPQEALWRLEHKYDVMIDQCYGPDRFRLNAPLDRLVLLNWRLGAGPMKFEEISLADHRPLLQAIMKDTGLFYLPAKGLPQNPSEDQYLDLLEPCRVLVLSGGADFDQATRTIMDWLL; encoded by the coding sequence ATGTCATCAACACCCTCTCAAAATGAGCCTGCCTGTAATCTGGCTGATCTGGTTAAATCGCTGTCAAGAGATGTCAGGTATACAGAGCCGCTGCTGTTGACCCTGGATGACTGTACCATTGAAATAAATTGCAGCAGTGAAGCATTTAAACAAGAACTTACCCGATATTTTTTGCCACTACTGGATACCCCCCATGGTCAAGTGAAAATTCAAATCCAGGCCATTGACGGGCCAAACCCCTCCCTGAACTGCCCATTAACTCCCCAAAAACCCGGTCCGGGAAAGACAAAAATTAAAGAAGAGTGGGCCTTGCTGGATACCGGGCGTGTGGTGCGAAAAGTGAACTCAGGTATCATCATGGTGTTTGGCGGGGATAAAAATATGGTGGCTGGGCCCTGTGTTTCCTACCCCAACCAGGTGATCAATTTTATCAATAATCGGTTCATTGAGTATAAACTTAATAAAGGGGGGCTGCTTGGGCATGCTGCAGCGGTTTTCAGCCACGGCCTGGGTATTGCCGTGGCCGGATTTTCAGGTATGGGAAAATCCACACTGGCCCTGCATTTAATGAATGTCGGGGCTGATTTTGTATCCAATGACCGGTTGGTGATGGAAAACACCGGGGGGCAGCTCGTGATGTCCGGTGTAGCCAAATGGCCCCGCATTAATCCGGGCACCGCACTGAACAATCCTTCTCTTTGCGGGGTGTTGACCGCTCAAGAGCAAGCGGATTTCAAACAGCTGCCCCAGGAAGCATTATGGCGTCTGGAACATAAATATGATGTGATGATTGACCAGTGCTATGGCCCGGACCGGTTCCGGCTGAATGCGCCATTGGATAGGTTGGTGCTGCTCAACTGGCGGCTTGGGGCAGGCCCCATGAAATTTGAAGAGATATCCCTTGCCGATCACAGGCCGCTGCTGCAGGCCATTATGAAAGATACCGGATTGTTTTATCTGCCTGCTAAGGGGCTGCCCCAGAATCCGTCTGAAGATCAGTATCTTGATCTGCTTGAGCCTTGTCGGGTTTTGGTTCTTTCCGGGGGTGCCGATTTTGATCAGGCGACCCGGACAATCATGGATTGGTTATTGTAG
- a CDS encoding GAK system ATP-grasp enzyme, with product MKIGVVGVKDGWSSKALADAVAQATGFGLLIDMAHVRLDMPSGKAWYEDTDLSTLDALIIKKIGTTYSPQLLDRLEILRLLEENGLPVFSSPAKILGVLNRISCTVTLQAGKIPMPLTSVTEDADMAVNAVDTYGQAVFKPLFSTKAKGMCVIEKGDVCRDDVLKFQQANPLMYIQQKIDLGEQDLGIVFLGGKYLSTYARCRGEGTWNTTIASGGRYRAFDPEPQIIELARRAQALFGLDFTCVDVALTPQGPMVFEVSAFGGFRGLSEARSIDAAKEYTAYVINTLSK from the coding sequence ATGAAAATTGGTGTTGTGGGCGTAAAGGACGGGTGGTCATCCAAAGCGCTGGCAGATGCGGTGGCCCAGGCCACGGGCTTCGGATTACTCATCGATATGGCGCACGTCCGTCTGGATATGCCTTCGGGGAAGGCGTGGTATGAAGATACTGATTTAAGTACATTGGATGCGTTGATCATAAAAAAAATCGGTACGACCTATTCTCCTCAACTGCTGGACCGGCTGGAAATCTTAAGGCTTTTAGAAGAAAATGGACTGCCTGTATTTTCCAGCCCGGCTAAGATTTTAGGCGTTCTTAATAGAATTTCGTGTACGGTTACACTTCAGGCAGGCAAGATTCCCATGCCCTTGACCAGCGTCACCGAGGATGCGGACATGGCGGTAAATGCCGTGGATACCTACGGACAGGCTGTATTTAAACCCTTGTTCTCTACAAAAGCCAAAGGCATGTGTGTGATTGAAAAAGGTGACGTCTGCCGGGATGACGTTCTTAAGTTTCAACAGGCAAACCCCTTGATGTACATTCAACAAAAAATTGACCTGGGGGAGCAGGATCTTGGCATTGTTTTTCTTGGCGGGAAATATCTGTCCACCTATGCCCGGTGCCGTGGGGAAGGCACGTGGAATACGACCATTGCTTCGGGCGGACGGTATAGGGCATTTGATCCAGAACCACAAATTATTGAACTTGCCCGCAGGGCCCAGGCATTGTTTGGTCTTGATTTCACCTGCGTGGATGTGGCTCTCACCCCCCAGGGTCCCATGGTTTTTGAAGTATCGGCCTTTGGCGGGTTCAGGGGGCTGTCAGAAGCTAGGTCCATTGACGCTGCAAAGGAGTATACCGCGTATGTCATCAACACCCTCTCAAAATGA
- a CDS encoding PhoU domain-containing protein — translation MAIEPKTNQDIHFLLIEVMGQVATTELYLNSFDQVHGLRVLEREGYIDNLKVTVENSYFSLILTQPDRGQNEVNRARAVHVISTNLQQISSFSVNIVRQVEYLFDRSLWLTFDAKSMFDTIRNCLEQVLPALDDKDIGLALSICHCEYEIDRLYLKNFQRIMAELRDGVSIESYITILFIFRYMERIGDALLKIGEAILFAILGEKIRIRQFEALQQTLAKSDMDISLDRLSLHSYWGTRSGCNISKVANEPSSVATGPAKQAIFKTGSLKKIEQEKENLDRWQDIAPGLAPRVLTFHQEDENTGALLVEFISGNNLQEIVLGDNSNLADNALKALHRLLGEKIWPVTKKIGAKETSYMDQVLKRLDSILQVHSYMRRQQTLGDLEVDSTATLVEKCMRIERLLPASFSVFIHGDFNANNIIYDEKKDTIHFIDVHRSTSADYIQDVAVYLISNFRLPVFEPPVRDQINMAIRNFYGFAKKFAQEHHDNTFDVRLAIALARSFYTSTRFQLNSEFVKEMVMRANFLLEKVIVFHEGQESWQAFLFPEEVLYL, via the coding sequence ATGGCCATTGAGCCCAAGACAAATCAGGATATCCATTTTCTTCTTATTGAAGTGATGGGCCAGGTGGCCACCACGGAGCTTTATCTCAATAGCTTTGACCAGGTTCATGGATTGCGGGTTCTGGAACGGGAAGGCTATATTGACAACCTGAAGGTCACAGTTGAAAACAGCTATTTTTCATTGATTCTCACCCAACCGGACCGCGGACAAAATGAGGTGAACCGGGCCAGGGCCGTTCATGTTATCAGTACCAACCTTCAACAAATTTCAAGTTTCAGCGTTAATATCGTACGCCAGGTGGAATATCTGTTTGACCGTTCCCTGTGGCTGACCTTTGATGCCAAATCCATGTTTGATACGATTAGAAATTGCCTGGAACAGGTACTGCCCGCTCTGGATGACAAGGACATTGGCCTTGCATTAAGTATTTGCCATTGCGAGTATGAAATAGACCGCCTTTATTTAAAAAATTTTCAACGCATCATGGCAGAGCTTCGTGATGGGGTATCCATAGAATCATATATCACCATTCTTTTTATTTTTCGGTACATGGAACGAATTGGGGATGCTTTGCTCAAGATCGGGGAAGCCATTTTGTTTGCCATCCTTGGCGAAAAGATTCGCATCCGGCAGTTTGAAGCCCTGCAACAGACCCTTGCCAAATCCGATATGGATATTTCCCTGGATCGCCTTAGTCTGCATTCCTATTGGGGGACAAGATCCGGATGCAATATCAGCAAAGTTGCCAATGAACCCTCCAGCGTGGCAACAGGTCCTGCCAAACAGGCTATATTTAAAACCGGCAGCTTGAAAAAAATTGAGCAGGAGAAAGAAAACCTTGATAGATGGCAGGATATTGCGCCGGGACTTGCGCCCAGGGTCCTGACGTTTCACCAGGAGGATGAAAATACAGGCGCGTTACTGGTGGAATTTATTTCAGGTAATAATCTTCAGGAGATCGTACTGGGTGACAACAGCAATCTGGCAGACAACGCCTTAAAGGCATTACACAGACTGCTGGGCGAAAAGATCTGGCCGGTGACAAAAAAAATAGGCGCCAAGGAAACTTCGTATATGGATCAGGTGCTAAAGCGCCTTGACTCCATTCTTCAAGTGCATAGTTATATGCGCAGGCAGCAGACTTTAGGGGATCTTGAGGTCGATTCCACAGCCACCCTGGTGGAAAAGTGCATGCGTATTGAACGACTGCTGCCTGCCTCTTTTAGTGTATTCATCCACGGTGACTTCAATGCCAACAATATTATCTATGATGAAAAAAAAGATACAATTCATTTCATTGATGTACACCGGTCTACGAGCGCTGACTATATTCAAGATGTTGCCGTATATCTGATTTCCAATTTTCGTCTGCCTGTATTTGAGCCGCCGGTGCGCGACCAGATTAATATGGCCATTCGTAATTTTTATGGGTTTGCTAAAAAATTTGCCCAGGAACATCATGACAACACCTTTGATGTACGCCTGGCCATTGCCCTGGCACGTTCCTTTTATACCTCCACCCGGTTTCAGCTTAATTCTGAATTTGTAAAAGAGATGGTGATGCGCGCCAATTTTCTGCTTGAAAAGGTGATTGTTTTTCATGAGGGACAAGAGAGTTGGCAGGCGTTTCTTTTCCCTGAGGAGGTGCTGTATCTATGA
- a CDS encoding NUDIX hydrolase, translated as MISELYLYACELPDEALSDPQKRAGQRVGAYLARKKIPVDMVLYQNVDVYEQLAHKLIKAMGKGTYLTKGVDMGHWHDFNQAIEAISKAGESKSSVLVIGSRDILNDWTVSDVIEGLPVLQTDTVVVLGNMQSPAALNQWSPQFLISCEDLPERFPFPFPDGTQLRPRPAYYYTQSAVIPFEQTDHGLQVLVIGSSKRKHFVVPKGIHEPGLSAQESAAKESLEEAGIMGPVSEKAIGSYAYSKWGAECTVCVYVQKVTEVLPESQWQERHRGRQWMSPGKAAAIVKQPELGQMIEQLEQFLLEELK; from the coding sequence ATGATATCCGAACTTTATCTGTATGCCTGTGAACTGCCGGATGAAGCACTGTCGGATCCGCAGAAACGGGCCGGCCAACGGGTGGGGGCCTATCTTGCCCGAAAAAAGATCCCTGTTGACATGGTGCTTTATCAGAATGTTGATGTGTATGAACAACTTGCTCATAAACTGATAAAAGCCATGGGCAAGGGAACGTATTTGACAAAAGGTGTGGATATGGGGCATTGGCATGATTTTAACCAGGCCATTGAGGCAATCTCAAAAGCCGGAGAATCAAAGAGCAGTGTTCTGGTGATTGGATCACGTGATATTTTGAATGACTGGACCGTCAGTGATGTTATTGAAGGTTTACCGGTGTTGCAGACAGATACGGTTGTCGTTCTGGGTAATATGCAATCGCCTGCTGCTTTGAACCAGTGGTCACCTCAATTTTTAATTTCCTGTGAAGATCTGCCGGAACGATTCCCCTTTCCTTTTCCCGATGGTACGCAACTGCGGCCGCGGCCTGCTTATTATTATACCCAGTCAGCCGTGATCCCCTTTGAACAGACGGACCATGGGCTTCAGGTCCTGGTTATCGGCTCAAGCAAACGAAAACATTTCGTGGTGCCTAAAGGGATTCACGAGCCGGGACTTTCCGCCCAGGAATCGGCAGCCAAAGAGTCCTTGGAGGAGGCCGGGATCATGGGCCCGGTATCTGAAAAAGCCATTGGCAGTTACGCCTATTCCAAGTGGGGCGCGGAATGCACGGTCTGTGTGTATGTACAAAAAGTGACTGAAGTTTTGCCGGAATCCCAATGGCAGGAACGTCACAGGGGACGGCAATGGATGTCGCCCGGAAAAGCCGCCGCCATAGTGAAACAACCGGAACTTGGACAGATGATAGAACAGTTGGAACAGTTTTTACTTGAGGAGTTGAAATGA
- a CDS encoding biotin/lipoyl-containing protein: MSEDVLAPLSGKIVSLSVEPGEEIEEDDEILVIEAMKMETPIFAPCSGTVSKIVVKEGDAVDEDDLLAVID, from the coding sequence ATGTCTGAAGATGTACTCGCCCCCCTGTCAGGGAAAATTGTCAGCTTAAGCGTTGAGCCGGGTGAAGAAATAGAAGAGGATGACGAAATTCTGGTGATCGAAGCCATGAAAATGGAAACTCCCATTTTTGCGCCTTGCTCCGGCACAGTATCAAAGATTGTCGTCAAGGAGGGGGATGCGGTAGACGAGGACGACCTTTTGGCTGTTATTGATTAG
- a CDS encoding OadG family protein, whose protein sequence is MGDGVGVFLTGCLGVFTGMAFLYLSIKLTGRVVSALESGKTLKETTGQGGDK, encoded by the coding sequence ATGGGTGATGGGGTAGGGGTGTTTCTCACAGGTTGTTTGGGCGTATTCACAGGCATGGCTTTTCTTTACCTTTCCATTAAGCTTACCGGAAGGGTCGTCTCTGCTTTGGAGTCCGGAAAGACGCTTAAGGAAACCACCGGGCAGGGAGGGGATAAATGA
- the acd gene encoding glutaryl-CoA dehydrogenase Acd, with protein sequence MDFELSKELQMLQKELRKFAKKEIVPFADQWDEEHYLPIKEVMQPLGEMGYFGTVIPEEYGGEDLGFLAAMIVTEELAKASSSLRVQVNMQVLGCAYTIYKYGNEAVRKKYVEKLCNAEYIGGFGITEPDAGSDVMNIASTAEDKGDHWLLNGSKTWISNADVADCMLYYAYTDKTAGSKGLSAFVIEPKNFDGVTTSSLDKLGSHSSPTGELFLDNVKVPKENILGKPGDGAKIVFSSLNQTRLSAAAGGVGLAQACLDEAVKYCNQRKQFGKKIGEFQMNQDMIAQMATEIEAARLLVYKAAWAKDQGRLNNGMDVAMAKYMAGEVAYKCANYAMRILGAYGYSTEYPVARYYRDAPTYAMVEGSANICKWIIALDQLGIRKANR encoded by the coding sequence ATGGATTTTGAATTAAGCAAAGAGTTGCAAATGCTCCAGAAAGAGCTGCGAAAATTTGCAAAAAAAGAGATCGTTCCCTTTGCAGACCAGTGGGATGAGGAACATTATCTACCTATCAAAGAGGTGATGCAGCCTCTGGGCGAAATGGGTTATTTCGGTACCGTGATTCCCGAAGAATATGGTGGAGAAGATTTAGGTTTTCTGGCCGCCATGATTGTGACCGAGGAGCTGGCCAAGGCTTCCTCATCCCTGCGGGTCCAGGTGAATATGCAGGTGCTGGGGTGTGCATACACCATTTATAAATACGGCAATGAAGCGGTCCGCAAAAAATATGTGGAAAAATTGTGCAATGCCGAATACATCGGCGGCTTCGGCATCACTGAACCGGATGCAGGTTCCGATGTCATGAACATTGCCTCCACCGCCGAAGACAAGGGTGATCACTGGCTGCTGAATGGAAGTAAAACTTGGATCTCCAATGCCGATGTGGCAGACTGTATGCTTTATTACGCCTATACGGATAAAACTGCCGGCTCCAAGGGGCTGTCCGCTTTTGTGATAGAACCTAAGAATTTTGACGGTGTCACAACCTCTTCTTTAGATAAGCTGGGCTCTCACTCGTCTCCCACAGGGGAATTGTTTTTAGATAATGTTAAGGTGCCCAAGGAAAATATCCTTGGCAAACCCGGTGATGGTGCTAAAATTGTATTTTCATCTTTGAATCAGACCCGTTTGTCTGCAGCTGCCGGCGGCGTGGGATTGGCCCAGGCCTGTCTGGACGAAGCCGTAAAATACTGCAATCAGAGAAAACAGTTCGGCAAAAAGATCGGTGAATTTCAAATGAACCAGGACATGATCGCCCAGATGGCCACGGAGATCGAAGCCGCTCGACTGCTTGTCTACAAAGCGGCCTGGGCCAAAGATCAGGGCCGGCTGAACAACGGCATGGATGTGGCTATGGCCAAATACATGGCCGGCGAAGTGGCGTATAAATGCGCCAACTACGCCATGAGGATTCTGGGTGCCTACGGCTATTCCACTGAATACCCCGTGGCCCGATACTACCGGGATGCGCCCACCTATGCCATGGTGGAGGGCTCCGCCAATATATGCAAGTGGATTATTGCCCTGGATCAGTTGGGTATCAGAAAAGCAAACAGATAG
- a CDS encoding ABC transporter ATP-binding protein → MILTVNQIDFRYKSVKILEDINFSIPRGEITVILGPNGVGKTTLLKCLNKILTPSAGRIYVKGQPLKAMDIRQIAKEIGYVAQYNEAGKITVFDAVLMGRYPHMRFTATKEDLRKVGSVLDHLNLTHMALKDLYELSGGELQQVAIARALVQETDILLLDEPTSSLDLKNQTRILTLVRDIVQNHNLAVIMTMHDLNSALRYADQYICLKDHTVFGAGKIEDIRSGLLTKVYGLPVEIIRHKGYPLVVPVEDASQAA, encoded by the coding sequence ATGATTCTGACCGTCAATCAAATTGATTTTAGGTATAAATCCGTTAAAATTCTTGAGGATATCAATTTTTCCATCCCCCGGGGTGAAATTACTGTAATATTAGGGCCCAACGGCGTGGGCAAAACCACATTACTCAAATGCCTCAATAAAATTTTAACCCCGTCTGCGGGCCGGATTTATGTAAAAGGCCAACCGTTGAAAGCCATGGATATCCGCCAGATTGCCAAAGAGATCGGTTATGTGGCCCAGTATAATGAAGCCGGTAAGATTACGGTGTTTGACGCCGTCCTCATGGGGCGCTATCCTCATATGCGCTTTACGGCCACCAAAGAAGATTTGCGAAAAGTCGGGTCGGTGTTGGACCATCTGAATTTGACCCACATGGCCCTTAAAGATTTGTACGAACTTTCCGGCGGAGAGCTGCAGCAGGTGGCCATTGCCAGGGCCTTGGTCCAGGAAACCGATATTCTGCTGCTGGACGAACCCACCTCTAGTCTGGACTTAAAAAATCAGACACGGATTTTAACGCTTGTCCGGGATATTGTGCAGAACCACAACCTTGCTGTGATCATGACCATGCATGACCTGAATTCCGCGCTGCGGTATGCGGACCAATATATCTGCTTAAAAGATCACACCGTGTTCGGGGCGGGGAAAATTGAAGATATCCGGTCAGGACTGCTTACCAAGGTATACGGACTGCCGGTTGAAATTATCCGGCATAAGGGCTACCCTCTGGTGGTGCCGGTTGAGGACGCATCCCAAGCGGCATAG
- a CDS encoding sodium ion-translocating decarboxylase subunit beta → MNALYSLFQTTGLFYVTPGIVVMWIIGLTLIYLAIGKSYEPLLLLPIGFGIILVNLPLAGLMTPHEGLLWKFYEYGIHWEIIPPVIFLGLGALTDFGPLIANPRLIFLGAGAQAGVYITFFAAQAFGFDLKAAAAIGIIGGADGPTTIFLASKLAPSLLGVCAVAAYSYMALVPIIQPPVMKLLTTADERKIRMAKGRKVGKLEKTLFPIVSTFIIILLVPASAPLISMFMLGNLFRESGVVDRLHNAAQNELMNIVTIFLGVPVGATMNAENFLRPQVIFVFCLGLFAFVISTMTGVLLAKLMNLFSKNKINPLLGAAGVSAVPMAARVVHKVGMEADKKNYLLMYAMGPNVAGVIGTVIAAGIFLTLLGG, encoded by the coding sequence ATGAACGCGTTGTATTCCCTTTTCCAGACCACGGGGCTGTTTTATGTTACCCCAGGCATTGTGGTCATGTGGATTATTGGATTGACCCTGATCTATCTTGCCATTGGAAAGTCCTATGAACCCTTGCTGCTGCTGCCCATCGGATTTGGAATTATCCTGGTTAACCTGCCCCTGGCAGGGCTTATGACCCCCCATGAAGGACTACTCTGGAAATTTTACGAGTATGGTATCCACTGGGAAATCATTCCACCGGTCATATTTTTAGGATTAGGGGCGCTCACCGATTTTGGGCCGCTTATTGCCAATCCCAGGTTGATTTTTTTGGGTGCCGGTGCCCAGGCCGGGGTGTACATCACCTTTTTTGCGGCCCAGGCCTTTGGGTTTGACCTGAAGGCGGCAGCGGCCATTGGTATCATCGGCGGGGCGGACGGCCCCACAACCATATTCCTGGCATCCAAACTGGCCCCCTCTCTTTTGGGTGTCTGTGCTGTGGCTGCCTATTCCTACATGGCCCTCGTGCCCATTATTCAGCCCCCGGTGATGAAGCTTTTGACCACCGCAGACGAAAGAAAAATCCGCATGGCCAAGGGCAGAAAGGTGGGCAAGCTTGAAAAGACTTTGTTTCCCATTGTTTCCACCTTCATCATCATCTTGCTGGTTCCGGCATCCGCACCGTTGATCTCTATGTTTATGCTGGGCAATCTATTCAGGGAATCCGGCGTGGTAGATCGTCTTCATAACGCCGCTCAGAACGAACTGATGAATATTGTTACCATCTTTCTTGGGGTGCCCGTGGGCGCCACCATGAATGCGGAGAATTTTTTGAGGCCCCAGGTGATTTTTGTTTTTTGCCTGGGGCTTTTTGCCTTTGTGATTTCCACCATGACAGGGGTGCTTTTGGCCAAACTCATGAACCTTTTTTCCAAAAATAAAATCAATCCGCTGCTGGGTGCGGCAGGTGTCTCTGCCGTACCCATGGCGGCCAGGGTGGTTCATAAGGTGGGGATGGAAGCGGATAAGAAAAATTATTTGCTCATGTACGCCATGGGACCCAATGTGGCAGGTGTTATCGGCACTGTGATAGCAGCAGGTATTTTTTTAACGCTCTTAGGGGGGTGA
- a CDS encoding NUDIX domain-containing protein — protein sequence MKKINPEIRNTAKAVCYNDNNDILILKKVYEDRSFVYTLPGGSQEPGESIISALIRECEEEIAATVVPGRLHYICEYIKTSRTPCKPLRHKVEFGFKCTLPAGYTPQMGLKPDSHQAEVLWLSPEQLKTAACTPDRLAQCIASHARIPFIHSDATITNP from the coding sequence ATGAAAAAAATCAACCCGGAAATTCGTAACACGGCCAAGGCCGTCTGTTATAATGACAACAATGATATTCTGATACTAAAAAAAGTCTATGAAGACCGCTCTTTTGTGTACACCTTACCGGGTGGCAGCCAGGAGCCTGGAGAAAGCATTATCTCGGCGCTTATCAGGGAATGCGAAGAAGAGATTGCCGCCACTGTTGTACCGGGCCGGCTGCACTATATCTGTGAATACATCAAAACGTCCCGCACACCCTGTAAACCGCTCCGGCATAAGGTGGAGTTCGGGTTCAAGTGTACGCTTCCTGCCGGCTACACCCCACAGATGGGGCTAAAGCCCGACTCCCACCAGGCTGAGGTCCTGTGGTTATCTCCGGAACAGCTCAAGACGGCTGCGTGCACACCTGACAGGCTGGCACAATGCATAGCTTCACACGCACGTATCCCATTTATCCACTCGGATGCTACAATAACCAATCCATGA
- a CDS encoding amphi-Trp domain-containing protein, whose translation MAKQKFSYDSIQDVASVRRYLKSIIRSIDEGKITLTSEDDCIDLKVRNLLHFSIEARKKGNKNRLTLEMRWTDKKEFPLGDDTKSVKISS comes from the coding sequence ATGGCAAAACAAAAATTTTCATATGACTCGATTCAGGATGTTGCCTCAGTACGAAGGTATTTGAAATCGATAATTCGCTCTATTGATGAAGGCAAAATCACTTTGACCTCAGAGGATGACTGCATTGATCTTAAAGTCCGGAACCTGCTTCATTTTTCAATTGAAGCACGCAAAAAAGGGAATAAAAACAGGCTGACCCTGGAAATGCGATGGACGGATAAAAAAGAGTTCCCCCTGGGAGATGATACCAAGTCTGTGAAAATTTCTTCCTGA